In the genome of Coraliomargarita algicola, one region contains:
- a CDS encoding polysaccharide pyruvyl transferase family protein, producing the protein MSGKQVKVLVKSSWQSVNIGDVGHTPGLLRLIEQAMPNADITLWAGNLDYGVDEMLKRDFPNVQIYVQRANEAGMPTSSDLLQAWKDAEYYIHGSGPSLVAEHATRAWANTGRPFGVYGVTLESFDANLLSLLNQADFIFCRDTDSLKAARAAKVQVRYLEFAPDAAFATNDRDDALANAYLNSVDLAPREYICVLSRLRYTPYFKIQNREPDLRERERQEISEAHKESDHEPLRRLMIDWVRETGKKVLLCPEMTYEIELTKEELHDRMPEDVRPNVVWRDTYWRPDEASSVYANAIAVVSMEMHSPILACAVNTPAFYLRVPTDTCKGQMWRDLGLPEWIFEVEDTDGSEMSAALLQLVNDPRRAQEKLAHAQSRVKHLQQRSMDIVRECVSNSSVNVATVL; encoded by the coding sequence ATGTCTGGAAAACAAGTGAAAGTGCTCGTCAAGTCATCTTGGCAGTCGGTCAATATCGGAGATGTGGGGCATACGCCTGGCTTGCTTCGTTTGATTGAGCAAGCCATGCCGAATGCGGACATTACCTTATGGGCTGGTAATTTAGATTATGGTGTCGATGAGATGCTCAAGCGGGATTTTCCGAATGTTCAGATTTATGTTCAGCGTGCGAATGAGGCGGGGATGCCGACGTCGTCGGATCTGCTTCAGGCCTGGAAGGATGCTGAGTATTACATTCATGGCTCGGGCCCATCGCTTGTAGCTGAACACGCAACGCGTGCTTGGGCGAATACGGGACGACCATTTGGAGTGTATGGGGTCACGCTTGAGAGTTTTGATGCGAATCTGTTGAGTCTGCTCAATCAGGCAGATTTCATTTTTTGTCGTGATACCGATTCGCTGAAAGCCGCTCGCGCAGCTAAGGTGCAGGTGCGTTATTTGGAATTCGCTCCAGATGCGGCATTTGCGACCAATGATCGTGATGATGCATTGGCAAATGCCTATTTGAATTCGGTGGATTTGGCTCCGCGGGAGTACATCTGTGTATTGTCGCGATTGCGCTACACCCCTTACTTCAAGATTCAGAACCGTGAACCCGATCTCAGAGAGAGGGAGCGTCAGGAAATTAGTGAAGCGCATAAGGAGTCCGATCATGAGCCCTTACGACGTTTGATGATCGATTGGGTGCGTGAAACCGGGAAGAAGGTTTTACTCTGCCCGGAGATGACTTATGAGATCGAACTGACGAAGGAAGAGTTGCATGACCGCATGCCTGAAGACGTTCGACCCAATGTAGTATGGCGTGATACTTACTGGCGTCCAGACGAGGCCAGTAGTGTGTATGCCAATGCGATCGCGGTGGTGAGTATGGAAATGCACTCGCCGATCCTTGCCTGTGCGGTCAATACGCCAGCATTTTATTTGAGAGTGCCGACGGATACTTGTAAGGGGCAGATGTGGCGTGACCTGGGGCTACCTGAATGGATTTTTGAAGTTGAGGACACGGACGGATCTGAGATGTCGGCTGCGCTTTTACAGTTGGTGAATGATCCTAGGCGGGCTCAGGAGAAATTGGCACATGCGCAAAGCCGAGTGAAGCATTTACAGCAACGTTCAATGGATATTGTGCGTGAGTGCGTATCGAATTCTAGTGTTAATGTAGCGACTGTTTTATGA